In one window of Rhizobium sp. ACO-34A DNA:
- a CDS encoding threonine transporter RhtB: MDFIPSLPTILAFSLAILLLAITPGPDMTLWISRSLRDGRTTGLMTLAGTSFGISIHTMLVAFGISALIVASPTAFTLLKTGGAGYLLWLAIQAVRHGSNFVVRADGQRQSAPMQAFLNGLWVNLLNPKVIIFFMTFLPQFVSAGDPHVTGKLLFLGIWSIVLSLPIGLGIIYMADGLSSWLQTNRKVLRAIDYTFAGVFSIFAVKIMLTQAR, encoded by the coding sequence ATGGATTTCATTCCGAGCCTGCCCACCATCCTCGCTTTCAGCCTTGCCATTCTCCTGCTCGCCATCACTCCGGGGCCGGACATGACGCTCTGGATCAGCCGCTCCCTGCGCGATGGCAGGACGACGGGGCTCATGACGCTCGCGGGCACGAGCTTCGGCATTTCCATTCACACCATGCTGGTGGCCTTCGGCATCTCGGCGCTGATCGTCGCGTCGCCGACGGCCTTCACCCTCCTGAAGACCGGCGGCGCCGGCTATCTGCTGTGGCTCGCCATCCAGGCCGTGCGTCACGGTTCGAACTTCGTCGTGCGCGCCGATGGCCAGCGCCAGTCCGCGCCGATGCAGGCGTTTCTGAACGGCCTGTGGGTCAACCTGCTCAATCCGAAGGTCATCATCTTCTTCATGACCTTCCTGCCGCAGTTCGTCAGCGCCGGCGATCCGCACGTTACCGGCAAGCTGCTCTTCCTCGGTATCTGGTCTATCGTCCTGTCGCTGCCGATCGGCCTCGGCATCATCTACATGGCCGATGGCCTGTCGAGCTGGCTGCAGACGAACCGCAAGGTTCTCCGCGCCATCGACTACACCTTCGCCGGAGTCTTCTCGATCTTTGCCGTGAAGATCATGTTAACCCAGGCGCGATGA
- a CDS encoding ABC transporter ATP-binding protein, with amino-acid sequence MISLENIDVVFSRGTPLQKQALKNVNLTIETGSFVTVIGSNGAGKSTLLGVLAGDVLPTSGRVNIGNADVSRKPTASRAGLVARVFQDPLAGSCGALSIEENLALAAMRGKRRGLSAALGGNRRGEFRDRVAALNLGLENRMADRMDLLSGGQRQAVSLVMATLSGSDVLLLDEHTAALDPGMAEFIMNLTQSIVSERKLTTLMVTHSMRQALDFGTRTIMLHAGEIVLDVAGDSRKDLQVEDLINMFRRIRGQTLDDDELLIG; translated from the coding sequence ATGATTTCGCTCGAAAACATCGATGTCGTCTTCAGTCGTGGCACGCCACTGCAGAAACAGGCCCTGAAGAACGTCAACCTGACGATCGAGACGGGGTCCTTCGTCACCGTCATCGGCTCCAACGGTGCGGGCAAGTCGACGCTGCTCGGCGTGCTTGCCGGTGACGTGCTGCCGACCTCCGGCCGGGTCAACATCGGCAATGCGGACGTCTCGCGCAAGCCGACCGCCAGCCGCGCCGGCCTCGTTGCCCGCGTTTTCCAGGATCCGCTGGCCGGCAGTTGCGGCGCGCTTTCCATCGAGGAGAACCTTGCGCTTGCGGCCATGCGCGGCAAACGTCGAGGTCTTTCGGCAGCCCTTGGCGGCAATCGCCGCGGCGAGTTCCGCGATCGGGTGGCAGCACTCAATCTCGGGCTGGAAAACCGCATGGCGGACCGGATGGACCTGCTGTCAGGCGGCCAGCGGCAGGCGGTCTCGCTGGTGATGGCGACGCTCAGCGGCTCCGACGTGCTGCTGCTCGACGAGCATACGGCGGCGCTTGACCCGGGCATGGCCGAGTTCATCATGAACCTTACGCAGTCCATCGTATCGGAGCGCAAGCTGACAACCCTGATGGTGACGCATTCCATGCGTCAGGCGCTGGATTTCGGCACCCGCACCATCATGCTGCATGCCGGCGAGATCGTTCTCGACGTTGCCGGCGACAGCCGCAAGGACCTGCAGGTGGAAGACCTGATCAACATGTTCCGACGCATTCGCGGCCAGACGCTGGATGATGACGAGTTGCTGATCGGCTGA
- a CDS encoding ABC transporter permease, which translates to MSQIAFWGAVELGLVFAFVAIGVYLAFRVLDFPDLTVDGSFPLGAAVAAVLIIAGLNAWVATAIAMVAGSAAGLVTALLNVRFRILNLLASILTMIALFSVNLRVMGKPNVALLNQDTMLTPFYGHGIPEYYVRPLFVFALVAIVIFLVWRFLESDAGLAMRATGANARMARAQGVQTDNQIYLGIALSNALVALGGALFAQTNGFADVTSGVGTIVVGLAAVIIGETLFGKRGLLFALIGCVVGSIAYRLAIQLALSSDVLGLKASDLNFVTAVLVAVALVLPRLRRGGASA; encoded by the coding sequence GTGAGCCAAATCGCCTTCTGGGGTGCCGTTGAGCTGGGTCTGGTCTTCGCCTTCGTGGCGATTGGCGTTTATCTTGCCTTCCGTGTCCTCGATTTTCCCGACCTGACCGTCGACGGTTCGTTCCCGCTCGGCGCGGCGGTCGCCGCCGTGCTGATCATTGCCGGACTGAACGCCTGGGTCGCGACTGCCATCGCCATGGTGGCCGGGTCTGCTGCCGGTCTCGTGACCGCGCTCCTGAACGTGCGTTTCCGCATCCTCAACCTGCTGGCCTCGATCCTGACGATGATCGCGCTGTTTTCCGTGAACCTCAGGGTCATGGGCAAGCCGAACGTCGCGCTGCTCAATCAGGACACCATGCTGACGCCGTTCTACGGCCACGGTATTCCCGAATATTACGTGCGCCCGCTTTTCGTCTTCGCGCTGGTCGCCATCGTGATCTTCCTCGTCTGGCGCTTTCTGGAAAGCGATGCCGGTCTTGCCATGCGCGCGACCGGCGCCAATGCGCGCATGGCCCGCGCACAGGGCGTGCAGACGGATAACCAGATCTATCTCGGCATCGCGCTCTCCAATGCGCTGGTGGCACTTGGCGGCGCGTTGTTTGCCCAGACGAACGGCTTTGCCGATGTTACCTCCGGTGTCGGCACCATCGTCGTCGGCCTTGCGGCCGTCATCATCGGCGAGACTCTGTTTGGCAAGCGCGGCCTGCTCTTTGCTTTGATCGGCTGCGTCGTGGGCTCGATCGCCTACCGTCTTGCGATCCAGCTTGCGCTGTCCAGCGACGTGCTTGGCCTGAAGGCGTCCGACCTGAACTTTGTCACGGCGGTGCTGGTTGCGGTCGCGCTCGTCCTTCCCAGACTGCGCCGGGGAGGAGCTTCGGCATGA
- a CDS encoding ABC transporter permease — protein MRAILLALFAATAIVLPAKAEDVTVAVTAIVEHPALDAARDGIKEALAEAGYKEGENLKFVYESAQGNPGTAAQIARQFIGDAPTVIVPISTPSAQAVVAATRDIPVVFTAVSDPLGAQLVKDMEKPGGNVTGLSDMSPVADHIALIKEITPNAKSIGFIYNSAEANSVSTLAALKAEAEKAGLTVVESVATKSAEVQGATRALVGRADVIYIPTDNTIVSAFEAAVGVAQEAKIPLYAGDTDSVSRGALAALGFNYFDVGRQTGEVVVRVLKGEKPGDIPVRVAAGTDLVINKAAAAKMGVTFPESIIKRATKTIE, from the coding sequence ATGCGCGCTATCCTGCTCGCCCTGTTTGCCGCCACTGCGATCGTCCTGCCCGCGAAGGCAGAGGACGTCACCGTTGCCGTTACCGCCATTGTCGAACATCCCGCTCTCGATGCGGCGCGCGACGGCATCAAGGAAGCCCTTGCCGAAGCCGGCTACAAGGAAGGCGAGAACCTGAAGTTCGTCTACGAGTCCGCCCAGGGCAATCCGGGCACGGCTGCGCAGATCGCCCGCCAGTTCATCGGCGACGCCCCGACCGTCATCGTTCCGATCTCCACCCCGTCCGCGCAGGCCGTGGTTGCCGCGACCCGTGACATTCCGGTGGTCTTCACCGCCGTCTCCGATCCGCTCGGCGCGCAGCTTGTCAAGGACATGGAAAAGCCCGGCGGCAACGTTACCGGCCTGTCCGACATGTCGCCGGTTGCCGACCATATCGCGCTGATCAAGGAAATCACCCCGAACGCCAAGTCGATCGGCTTCATCTACAATTCCGCCGAAGCCAATTCGGTTTCCACGCTTGCCGCCCTCAAGGCCGAAGCGGAGAAGGCCGGCCTGACGGTCGTCGAATCCGTCGCCACCAAGTCGGCCGAGGTACAGGGTGCGACCCGCGCTCTCGTCGGCCGCGCCGATGTGATCTACATTCCGACCGACAACACCATCGTCTCGGCATTCGAGGCTGCTGTCGGCGTTGCTCAGGAAGCGAAGATCCCGCTCTATGCAGGCGATACGGATTCCGTTTCCCGCGGCGCGCTTGCAGCGCTCGGCTTCAACTATTTCGACGTGGGCAGGCAGACCGGCGAAGTCGTCGTTCGCGTCCTGAAGGGCGAAAAGCCCGGCGACATTCCGGTGCGCGTCGCTGCCGGCACCGACCTGGTGATCAACAAGGCCGCTGCCGCCAAGATGGGCGTCACCTTCCCGGAAAGCATCATCAAGCGCGCGACCAAGACGATTGAATAA
- a CDS encoding 23S rRNA (adenine(2503)-C(2))-methyltransferase, protein MAVMENVIARDVAPAAPVAGRLSEKPSLIGLSREDMATALREKGVPERQVKMRVSQLWNWLYVRGVSDFDAMTNVAKDMREMLKTHFTIARPEIVEEQVSNDGTRKWLLRYPARGAGRPVEVEAVYIPEEGRGTLCISSQVGCTLTCSFCHTGTQRLVRNLTAEEILSQLLLARDRLGDFPDRDVPVGAMVPSSDRKITNVVMMGMGEPLYNFENVKQALLIASDGDGLSLSRRRITLSTSGVVPEIFRTGDEIGCMLAISLHAVRDELRDMLVPINKKYPLKELIEACRNYPGLSNARRITFEYVMLKDVNDGLEDAKALVQLLKGVPAKINLIPFNPWPGTNYQCSDWAQIEKFADFVNQAGYASPIRTPRGRDILAACGQLKSESERMRKTERLAFEAMMIVGHGEDD, encoded by the coding sequence ATGGCCGTCATGGAAAATGTGATCGCACGTGATGTTGCACCGGCGGCGCCCGTTGCGGGCAGGCTGTCCGAAAAGCCGTCCCTGATCGGCCTCAGCCGCGAGGACATGGCGACGGCCCTGCGCGAGAAGGGCGTACCTGAACGTCAGGTCAAGATGCGTGTCAGCCAGCTGTGGAACTGGCTCTATGTTCGCGGTGTTTCCGACTTCGACGCCATGACCAATGTCGCCAAGGACATGCGGGAAATGCTGAAGACGCATTTCACCATCGCCCGTCCTGAAATCGTGGAAGAACAGGTCTCCAACGACGGCACCCGCAAGTGGCTGCTGCGCTATCCCGCGCGCGGCGCCGGCCGGCCGGTCGAGGTCGAGGCTGTCTATATTCCCGAAGAAGGCCGTGGCACGCTCTGCATTTCCAGCCAGGTCGGCTGTACGCTGACCTGTTCCTTCTGCCACACCGGCACGCAGCGGCTGGTGCGCAACCTGACGGCGGAGGAAATCCTTTCCCAGCTTCTGCTGGCCCGCGATCGGCTCGGGGATTTCCCCGATCGAGACGTGCCGGTTGGCGCCATGGTTCCTTCCAGCGACCGCAAGATCACCAATGTCGTGATGATGGGCATGGGCGAGCCGCTCTACAATTTCGAGAACGTCAAGCAGGCGCTGCTGATCGCCTCGGACGGTGACGGCCTGTCGCTTTCCAGGCGTCGCATCACGCTCTCCACGTCCGGCGTCGTGCCGGAGATCTTCCGTACCGGCGACGAGATCGGCTGCATGCTGGCGATCTCGCTGCATGCCGTGCGCGACGAGTTGCGCGACATGCTGGTGCCGATCAACAAGAAGTATCCGCTGAAGGAGCTGATCGAGGCCTGCCGGAATTATCCCGGTCTCTCCAACGCTCGTCGCATCACCTTCGAATATGTGATGCTGAAGGACGTCAACGACGGCCTCGAGGACGCCAAGGCGCTGGTGCAGCTCCTCAAGGGCGTTCCGGCGAAGATCAATCTCATTCCGTTCAATCCATGGCCGGGCACCAACTACCAGTGCTCCGACTGGGCGCAGATCGAGAAGTTCGCGGATTTCGTCAATCAGGCCGGTTACGCTTCGCCGATCCGCACTCCGCGTGGCCGTGACATCCTTGCCGCCTGCGGTCAGCTGAAGTCGGAATCCGAGCGCATGCGCAAGACCGAGCGCCTCGCCTTCGAGGCGATGATGATCGTCGGCCATGGCGAGGACGACTAA
- a CDS encoding 4a-hydroxytetrahydrobiopterin dehydratase, which produces MKYEKLDAAAIDTLLAERRLWELARDGAAISRSFKFRDFGEAFAFMTRCALIAEKLDHHPEWFNVYNRVDIVLSTHAVSGLSALDFKMAEAIDRLTPAD; this is translated from the coding sequence ATGAAATACGAGAAACTGGATGCAGCCGCAATCGACACCCTGCTGGCGGAGCGGCGGCTATGGGAGCTCGCCCGCGACGGGGCCGCGATCAGCCGCAGTTTCAAGTTCCGGGATTTCGGTGAAGCCTTTGCCTTCATGACGCGCTGCGCGCTCATCGCCGAGAAGCTCGATCACCACCCCGAATGGTTCAACGTCTACAATCGCGTCGACATCGTCCTGTCGACTCATGCCGTCTCGGGCCTGAGTGCGCTCGACTTCAAAATGGCGGAGGCGATAGACCGCCTGACGCCCGCCGATTGA
- a CDS encoding protein tyrosine phosphatase has product MTAFPILFVCLGNICRSPLAEGVFRHLTEHGDLTSSYPTDSAGTGGWHIGNPPDQRSVKVALSHGIDLSGLRARQIVSADFERFGLILAMDKNNLAHLRKMAPPTSQSNIALFGNYAFGDETEIPDPYYGGTSDFDKVYSMLLAGCRSILAKLEAARAS; this is encoded by the coding sequence ATGACTGCGTTCCCAATCCTTTTCGTCTGTCTCGGCAATATCTGCCGCTCGCCTCTGGCCGAAGGCGTCTTCCGCCATCTGACTGAGCACGGCGACCTCACCTCCTCCTATCCCACGGATTCCGCCGGCACCGGCGGCTGGCATATCGGCAATCCTCCGGATCAACGCTCCGTCAAGGTGGCGCTCAGCCACGGCATTGATCTTTCCGGCCTTCGGGCAAGACAGATCGTATCAGCGGATTTCGAACGCTTCGGCCTGATCCTGGCGATGGACAAGAACAACCTCGCCCACCTTCGCAAGATGGCGCCGCCGACAAGCCAGAGCAATATCGCACTCTTCGGCAATTATGCGTTCGGAGACGAAACCGAGATCCCGGACCCCTATTATGGCGGCACCTCGGATTTCGACAAGGTCTACAGCATGCTCTTGGCGGGCTGCCGTTCCATACTCGCGAAGCTCGAGGCCGCCCGCGCTTCGTGA
- a CDS encoding 2'-5' RNA ligase gives MPRLFTALEIPRNAALSLSLLRGGLPGARWIDVENYHITLRFIGDVDGRTADEIVDRLDRIDRPEFQLNLNGIGSFGSKKPHSVWAGVTQAPEMYALQAEIERICQRIGLPPDPRKFTPHVTLARLKSSRVDDVVHYLAGRGDFHTAPFTVTRFVLLSSKESVGGGPYLTEEVFPLHEARAASSFASMERQPAKSML, from the coding sequence ATGCCGAGATTATTCACTGCCCTCGAAATTCCGCGCAATGCGGCATTAAGCCTCTCCTTGCTGCGCGGTGGTCTTCCCGGTGCCCGATGGATCGATGTGGAGAACTACCACATCACCCTTCGCTTCATCGGTGACGTGGATGGTCGCACCGCCGACGAGATCGTCGACCGGCTCGACCGCATCGACCGGCCGGAATTCCAGCTCAATCTCAACGGTATCGGGTCCTTCGGTTCGAAGAAGCCGCATTCGGTCTGGGCCGGTGTCACGCAGGCGCCCGAGATGTATGCCCTCCAGGCGGAAATCGAACGGATCTGCCAGAGGATCGGTCTCCCGCCCGATCCACGCAAATTCACGCCGCATGTGACGCTGGCGCGTCTCAAGTCATCGCGTGTCGATGACGTGGTTCACTATCTTGCCGGCCGCGGCGACTTCCATACTGCTCCCTTCACCGTCACGCGCTTCGTGCTGCTGTCGTCGAAGGAATCGGTCGGTGGCGGTCCCTACCTCACGGAAGAGGTGTTCCCGCTTCACGAAGCGCGGGCGGCCTCGAGCTTCGCGAGTATGGAACGGCAGCCCGCCAAGAGCATGCTGTAG
- a CDS encoding arylesterase yields the protein MIFKAVLLHFAVILGAAFPLASSASAEPLQLVGFGDSLMAGYQLPPDDALPNRLQAALVAKGYDVAIANAGVSGDTTSAGLARVDWSVPDGTAGVILELGANDALRGIAPEETERNLESIISRLKERGVPVLLVGMLSPPNMGEDYAKRFNGIYPRLAEKYGLAFYPFVLDGVAAQAELQLEDGMHPNAKGVGVMVERMLPVTESFIATIGGKPK from the coding sequence ATGATATTTAAAGCCGTTCTTCTTCATTTCGCCGTGATCCTCGGCGCAGCTTTTCCGCTCGCCTCTTCCGCATCCGCCGAGCCGTTGCAGCTCGTCGGCTTCGGCGACAGCCTGATGGCGGGATACCAGTTGCCGCCTGACGACGCATTGCCGAACCGTCTGCAGGCGGCGCTGGTGGCCAAGGGATATGACGTGGCGATCGCCAATGCGGGGGTATCCGGCGACACGACATCGGCCGGTCTCGCTCGTGTCGACTGGTCCGTACCGGATGGTACCGCCGGGGTCATCCTCGAACTCGGAGCAAACGACGCCTTGCGGGGCATTGCACCGGAAGAGACCGAGCGCAATCTCGAATCGATCATTAGCCGGCTTAAAGAACGAGGTGTTCCGGTGCTACTGGTCGGGATGTTGTCGCCGCCGAATATGGGCGAGGACTATGCCAAGCGCTTCAACGGCATCTATCCGCGACTTGCCGAAAAATACGGCCTTGCCTTCTATCCCTTTGTTCTGGATGGCGTTGCGGCCCAGGCCGAATTGCAGCTGGAGGACGGCATGCATCCCAATGCCAAGGGGGTTGGTGTCATGGTCGAGCGTATGCTGCCGGTTACGGAGAGCTTCATCGCAACGATCGGTGGCAAGCCGAAATAA
- a CDS encoding ABC transporter ATP-binding protein, with protein MRKTIIELKQADLTLGNAAASVHVLKNIDLAISQGESVGIIGPSGSGKSTLLMVLAGLERLDSGEINVNGEPLHRLGEDALADFRGKNIGIVFQSFHLIANMTALENVAVPLELANVRNPFDIARKELQAVGLGERLDHYPGQLSGGEQQRVAIARALAPSPAVLIADEPTGNLDVETGRQIADLLFAKQAERGMTLVLVTHDPVLAARCSRQVRVASGRIAADVANDEKQPERQPA; from the coding sequence GTGAGAAAAACCATCATCGAACTCAAGCAGGCCGATCTGACGCTCGGAAACGCCGCAGCCTCGGTCCACGTGCTGAAGAATATCGATCTCGCCATCTCCCAGGGTGAATCGGTCGGCATCATCGGCCCCTCCGGTTCGGGCAAGTCCACGCTGCTGATGGTGCTCGCCGGGCTGGAACGGCTCGACAGCGGCGAAATCAACGTCAATGGCGAGCCGCTGCATCGCCTCGGCGAAGATGCTCTCGCTGATTTTCGCGGCAAGAACATCGGCATCGTCTTTCAGTCCTTCCACCTGATCGCCAACATGACCGCACTGGAAAACGTGGCGGTTCCGCTGGAACTCGCAAACGTCCGCAATCCCTTCGACATCGCACGCAAGGAACTTCAGGCCGTCGGCCTCGGCGAGCGTCTCGACCACTATCCCGGTCAGCTTTCCGGTGGCGAGCAGCAGCGCGTTGCGATAGCACGCGCGCTTGCCCCCTCGCCCGCCGTGCTGATCGCCGATGAGCCCACCGGCAATCTCGATGTGGAAACCGGTCGTCAGATCGCCGATCTGCTGTTTGCCAAGCAGGCGGAACGCGGCATGACGCTGGTGCTCGTCACCCACGATCCAGTGCTTGCCGCCCGTTGCTCCCGTCAGGTGCGTGTCGCCTCGGGGCGCATTGCCGCCGACGTCGCAAACGACGAGAAGCAGCCGGAACGGCAGCCGGCATGA
- a CDS encoding glycosyl transferase family 1, whose protein sequence is MKDFSTRLGIAFRIALRELRGGLKGFYIFLACIALGTGAIAAVNSVSTAITDSISSEGRTLLAGDIRFELNNREASGEEMRFLEGLGTVSVSTVLRSMARLPDGSDQSLVEVKAVDDAYPLYGKLVSEPDLPASDLLALNDGVYGAVAAPLLLERLGVSVGQEILVGKARLKITGAIVNEPDAISDGFGFAPRLLTSRDALKATGLIETGSLVEHAYKVRYNDPAPGPTEIRDRAQKELPNAGWSIRTSDRAAPSLTENIERFSQFLTLVGLTALVVGGVGVANAVRVFLDSKRTVIATLKCLGAPASVVVMVYLFQIVIVASIGIGIGLLLGAIAPIIAASYLAGVLPISPEPRLYPAALLLAAVFGMLVTLAFAILPLGHARKVPATALFREQGFEARGLPAWPYVAATTLALAALAALAIFSSEDRRIATIFLVAMAAGFLLLRLVAMLIAFLARRSPHMPSPALRLAIGNIHRPGALTPAVTLSLGLGLSLLVALALIDGNLRKELTGNLPERAPNFFFVDIQKADLDGFRTILQEKAPKGDMVEVPMLRGRILAFNGTDVTKMQVPPEGRWVLRGDRGITYSADLPENASVTEGSWWPADYAGEPLVSFSAQEAGELGLKIGDTVTVNVLGRNITARIANFRKVEWESLSINFVMVFSPNTFAGAPHAWLATLSDPAATTADEAAILKAVTQAYPTITSVRVKDALDVVDRLVGQLATAIRAAAAIALIASVLVLSGALAAGNRARTHDAVVLKTLGATRAMLIRAFTYEYLLLGAATAVFALVAGGGVAWYVLSRIMKLPSNFLPDVALMTLVIALVTTIGIGLAGTWRILGQKAAPVLREL, encoded by the coding sequence ATGAAGGATTTTTCCACAAGGCTCGGCATCGCCTTCCGCATCGCGCTCCGGGAACTTCGGGGCGGTCTGAAAGGCTTCTACATCTTCCTCGCCTGCATCGCGCTCGGCACCGGCGCCATTGCTGCCGTCAATTCCGTATCCACCGCGATCACCGATTCCATCTCGTCGGAAGGTCGTACCCTGCTTGCCGGCGACATCCGCTTCGAACTGAACAATCGCGAGGCCAGCGGTGAGGAGATGCGCTTCCTCGAAGGACTTGGAACGGTTTCCGTCTCGACGGTTCTTCGCTCGATGGCTCGCCTGCCGGATGGATCGGACCAGTCGCTGGTCGAGGTCAAGGCCGTGGACGATGCCTATCCGCTCTATGGCAAGCTCGTTTCGGAACCAGACCTGCCGGCATCGGATCTCCTTGCCTTGAACGACGGCGTCTATGGCGCGGTTGCCGCTCCCCTGCTTCTGGAAAGGCTCGGTGTATCGGTCGGGCAGGAGATCCTTGTCGGCAAGGCCCGCTTGAAGATCACCGGCGCCATCGTCAACGAGCCGGATGCGATTTCTGACGGCTTCGGCTTCGCGCCGCGCCTTCTGACCAGCCGCGATGCACTGAAGGCAACCGGCCTCATAGAGACCGGCAGCCTCGTCGAACACGCCTACAAGGTCCGCTATAACGATCCGGCGCCCGGTCCGACGGAAATCCGCGACAGGGCGCAGAAGGAATTGCCGAATGCCGGCTGGTCGATCCGCACCAGCGACCGCGCCGCGCCGTCGCTGACGGAAAATATCGAGCGTTTCTCGCAGTTCCTGACGCTGGTCGGCCTGACGGCGCTGGTGGTAGGCGGCGTCGGCGTCGCCAATGCCGTACGCGTCTTCCTCGATTCAAAACGCACCGTGATCGCCACGCTGAAATGCCTCGGCGCACCGGCCTCCGTCGTGGTGATGGTCTATCTGTTCCAGATCGTCATCGTTGCGTCGATCGGCATCGGTATCGGACTGCTGCTCGGTGCCATCGCCCCGATCATTGCGGCAAGCTACCTGGCCGGCGTCCTGCCGATCTCACCCGAACCCCGGCTTTATCCGGCAGCGCTGCTGCTCGCCGCCGTGTTCGGCATGCTGGTGACGCTCGCCTTCGCGATCCTGCCGCTCGGCCACGCCCGCAAGGTGCCGGCAACGGCTCTCTTCCGTGAACAGGGCTTTGAGGCACGGGGTCTTCCGGCATGGCCCTATGTCGCGGCAACGACGCTTGCGCTTGCCGCCCTTGCGGCACTGGCCATATTCTCTTCCGAAGACCGGCGTATCGCGACGATCTTTCTGGTGGCCATGGCGGCAGGCTTCCTGCTGCTGAGGCTGGTGGCCATGCTGATCGCCTTCCTCGCCCGGCGCAGCCCTCATATGCCGTCACCCGCACTTCGGCTCGCCATCGGCAACATTCACCGCCCCGGCGCCCTGACGCCGGCCGTAACCCTTTCGCTCGGGCTCGGCCTCAGCCTGCTGGTGGCGCTCGCCCTGATCGACGGCAACCTGCGCAAGGAACTGACCGGCAACCTGCCGGAAAGAGCGCCGAACTTCTTCTTCGTCGACATCCAGAAGGCCGACCTCGACGGCTTCCGCACGATCCTGCAGGAAAAGGCCCCCAAGGGTGATATGGTCGAGGTGCCTATGCTGCGCGGACGTATTCTTGCCTTCAACGGCACCGACGTCACCAAGATGCAAGTGCCCCCGGAAGGACGCTGGGTGCTGCGCGGCGACCGTGGGATCACCTATTCCGCCGACCTGCCGGAAAATGCCTCCGTCACGGAAGGAAGCTGGTGGCCAGCGGATTATGCCGGCGAACCGCTGGTATCCTTCTCCGCCCAAGAGGCCGGAGAACTGGGCCTGAAGATCGGCGATACCGTCACGGTCAATGTGCTGGGACGGAACATCACGGCCAGGATCGCCAACTTCCGAAAGGTGGAATGGGAATCGCTCTCGATCAATTTCGTGATGGTCTTCTCGCCCAACACCTTCGCCGGCGCCCCCCATGCATGGCTGGCGACGCTCTCCGATCCCGCGGCAACCACCGCGGACGAGGCGGCGATCCTGAAAGCCGTCACGCAGGCCTATCCGACCATCACCAGCGTTCGTGTCAAGGATGCGCTTGATGTCGTCGACCGGCTGGTCGGACAGCTTGCGACCGCAATCCGCGCCGCCGCCGCAATCGCGCTCATTGCTTCCGTGCTGGTGCTTTCCGGCGCGCTTGCGGCCGGCAATCGCGCCCGCACCCATGACGCCGTGGTGCTGAAGACGCTGGGCGCGACGCGGGCCATGCTGATCCGGGCCTTCACCTACGAATACCTCCTGCTCGGCGCGGCAACCGCCGTTTTCGCCCTCGTGGCGGGCGGCGGTGTCGCCTGGTATGTGCTGAGCCGGATCATGAAACTGCCCTCCAATTTCCTCCCCGACGTCGCGCTCATGACGCTGGTGATCGCACTGGTGACGACGATCGGCATAGGTCTGGCCGGCACCTGGCGCATCCTCGGGCAGAAAGCTGCACCCGTGCTGCGCGAGCTCTGA
- a CDS encoding CarD family transcriptional regulator: protein MTTQQKKSPTRHGFKTGESIVYPAHGVGTISAIEEQEVAGMKLELFVIDFEKDKMRLKVPVAKAVSIGMRKLSETDFVDRALKVVQGKARVKRTMWSRRAQEYDAKINSGDLISIAEVVRDLYRAENQPEQSYSERQLYEAALDRMAREIAAVNKMSETEAVRLVEVNLAKGPKRGKNIEEDDAPEEEAA, encoded by the coding sequence ATGACGACCCAGCAGAAGAAATCTCCGACCCGCCACGGCTTCAAGACCGGCGAGTCGATCGTCTACCCGGCACATGGTGTCGGTACCATCAGTGCAATCGAAGAGCAAGAAGTAGCAGGCATGAAGCTTGAGCTTTTCGTGATCGACTTTGAAAAGGACAAGATGCGCCTCAAGGTTCCGGTCGCGAAAGCCGTCAGCATCGGCATGCGCAAGCTGTCCGAAACCGATTTCGTCGATCGCGCCCTGAAGGTCGTTCAGGGCAAGGCGCGCGTCAAGCGCACCATGTGGTCGCGTCGTGCGCAGGAATATGATGCCAAGATCAATTCCGGCGACCTGATCTCCATCGCCGAGGTGGTTCGCGATCTCTATCGTGCCGAAAACCAGCCGGAGCAGTCCTATTCCGAACGTCAGCTCTATGAAGCTGCCCTCGACCGTATGGCTCGCGAAATCGCAGCCGTGAACAAGATGTCGGAAACGGAAGCCGTACGCCTCGTCGAAGTGAACCTTGCGAAGGGTCCGAAGCGCGGCAAGAACATCGAGGAAGACGACGCGCCGGAAGAAGAGGCCGCATAA